The following are encoded in a window of Microbacterium sp. LWO13-1.2 genomic DNA:
- a CDS encoding ABC transporter substrate-binding protein, with protein sequence MKRRIITSTAALIALGISATALTACTGGDGDQEGGAPTEITMLVLGDKPTNGRLEAMLDKLNERLVEKANAKLDLFYVEWADWQTQYNLQLLSGDDNVDLITTATDWLYAWENAKKGAFLPLSEDMLKENAPKTWEQVDAAGDWELTKLDNDQIYFIPEDAYTQWTNHGFFYRGDWAAQAGFANGEITKFEDFTTYFQWIKTNVPDAYPWDVAGANEFALTGYLQGHTDLQTIQQITAGNYFPFQTPEGDETDVTSWYMEGDELLAAAELAKEWNDIGVWREDALNYDGVTRELLYAGLTGTDQHHTQTFVGQIVDNMTTKQPGSDPKLFSFGSENGNYFRDIKTHGAMAVSANSSNPEKALQVYDLLRNDEEAYNLINFGIEGTDYVVTDDGKLGYPEGYDSSTDGLGANFWAGRMDEFELPRTSEAPNKDEIYDALDADAKDYPYSTLVVDKTPIESTLAAMSGVLSEYIPQLQYGKFDDPAAAIAEMRQKLKDVGYEDARADVEAQIKAWDEAREG encoded by the coding sequence ATGAAGAGAAGGATCATCACGTCCACGGCAGCGCTGATCGCGCTCGGCATCAGCGCGACCGCGCTGACCGCCTGCACCGGTGGCGACGGCGACCAAGAGGGGGGTGCGCCGACCGAGATCACCATGCTCGTACTCGGCGACAAGCCCACCAACGGTCGCCTGGAGGCCATGCTCGACAAGCTCAACGAGCGGCTCGTCGAGAAGGCGAACGCGAAGCTCGACCTGTTCTACGTCGAGTGGGCCGACTGGCAGACGCAGTACAACCTCCAGCTCCTCTCCGGCGACGACAACGTCGACCTCATCACCACCGCGACCGACTGGCTCTACGCGTGGGAGAACGCCAAGAAGGGCGCCTTCCTGCCGCTGAGCGAGGACATGCTCAAGGAGAACGCGCCGAAGACCTGGGAGCAGGTGGATGCTGCAGGCGACTGGGAGCTCACCAAGCTCGACAACGACCAGATCTACTTCATCCCCGAGGACGCTTACACGCAGTGGACCAACCACGGCTTCTTCTACCGCGGAGACTGGGCAGCTCAAGCCGGCTTCGCGAACGGCGAGATCACGAAGTTCGAGGACTTCACGACGTACTTCCAGTGGATCAAGACGAACGTGCCGGACGCGTACCCCTGGGATGTCGCCGGTGCCAATGAGTTCGCCCTCACCGGATACCTCCAGGGGCACACCGACCTGCAGACCATTCAGCAGATCACCGCGGGCAACTACTTCCCGTTCCAGACGCCCGAGGGCGACGAGACCGATGTCACCTCCTGGTACATGGAGGGCGACGAGCTGCTCGCCGCGGCCGAGCTCGCCAAGGAATGGAACGACATCGGCGTGTGGCGCGAGGATGCGCTGAACTACGACGGAGTCACGCGTGAGCTCCTCTACGCAGGACTGACCGGGACCGACCAGCACCACACGCAGACGTTCGTCGGGCAGATCGTCGACAACATGACGACCAAGCAGCCGGGCTCCGACCCGAAGCTGTTCTCCTTCGGGTCCGAGAACGGCAACTACTTCCGCGACATCAAGACGCATGGAGCGATGGCGGTCAGCGCCAATTCGTCTAACCCGGAGAAGGCGCTGCAGGTCTACGACCTCCTCCGCAACGATGAAGAGGCGTACAACCTGATCAACTTCGGCATCGAGGGCACCGACTACGTCGTGACCGACGACGGCAAGCTCGGCTACCCGGAGGGCTACGACTCGTCGACCGACGGTCTCGGCGCCAACTTCTGGGCTGGACGCATGGACGAGTTCGAGCTGCCGCGGACGTCCGAGGCGCCGAACAAGGACGAGATCTACGACGCGCTCGACGCCGATGCCAAGGACTACCCGTACTCGACGCTCGTGGTCGACAAGACGCCGATCGAATCGACCCTTGCGGCCATGAGCGGCGTGCTCTCCGAGTACATCCCGCAGCTGCAGTACGGCAAGTTCGACGACCCGGCGGCGGCGATCGCCGAGATGCGTCAGAAGCTCAAGGACGTCGGCTACGAAGACGCCAGGGCCGATGTCGAAGCGCAGATCAAGGCCTGGGACGAAGCCCGAGAGGGCTGA
- a CDS encoding DUF624 domain-containing protein, with amino-acid sequence MSSSILAPDSTLMRFLTRIADLMILNVLFVLTSLPIVTIGASLTALNFVGMRIATDTDRTIVGDYLRSFRRNLKQSTLLALILAGIGSALAAWYYVVTTAPLPSIAVIVLMAIWYLLAFMFVMAALYVFPYVARFEGSIGEVLRNARRMSIRHPLAPLTVAALTALSVIVTIYYPQATAWGLLWLMIGFAGIAFLGGALFARVFQRYISASALVSDQEEE; translated from the coding sequence ATGTCGAGCAGCATCCTCGCGCCGGATTCCACGCTGATGCGATTCCTCACGCGGATCGCGGATCTGATGATCCTGAACGTCCTGTTCGTTCTCACATCGCTCCCCATCGTCACGATCGGCGCGTCGCTCACGGCACTGAATTTCGTGGGCATGCGGATCGCCACCGACACCGACCGCACGATCGTCGGCGACTACCTCCGCTCGTTCCGCCGGAATCTCAAGCAGTCGACGCTGCTCGCGCTGATCCTCGCCGGCATCGGCAGTGCGCTCGCCGCCTGGTACTACGTCGTCACCACAGCCCCCCTCCCGTCGATCGCCGTGATCGTGCTGATGGCGATCTGGTACCTGCTCGCGTTCATGTTCGTGATGGCCGCGCTCTATGTGTTCCCCTACGTGGCTCGCTTCGAGGGCAGCATCGGCGAAGTGCTGCGCAACGCCCGCCGGATGTCGATCCGGCATCCGCTCGCGCCGCTCACCGTCGCCGCCCTTACCGCGCTCAGCGTCATCGTGACCATCTACTATCCGCAGGCCACCGCGTGGGGCCTGCTCTGGCTGATGATCGGCTTCGCCGGCATCGCCTTCCTGGGCGGCGCACTCTTCGCCCGCGTGTTCCAGAGATACATATCGGCATCCGCACTCGTCAGCGACCAGGAAGAGGAATAG
- a CDS encoding glycoside hydrolase family 2 TIM barrel-domain containing protein, producing the protein MHTQTIDQWLFSRADDPDAWAKRYDDAPWRAVAVPHDWSVEEEFSATFSSGTGYLPGGIGWYRAHVPTAGLGLREDNVVRLVFHGVYKNAEVWVNGYHLGRRPSGHARFSFDVSEILAYATDDDLVISVRVDHTDISDSRWYNGSGLTRRVDLEVHEPVHLREHGTVVTTLAADAAEATIRIEQTLINSTAEQVAVHARHELTSLTTGRIHVAEVSAEIAPGASSSTSTDMRIAEPELWSDDDPRLQRLTTTLSWTGGAASGEAQYSEVIGIRTFRFDPDHGFSINGDARILTGVCLHEDAGCLGTAVPVEVWLRRLLALKEMGCNAVRMAHNPHGPELYTLCDALGFYVIDEAFDEWENAKNKWWQGHNVYPPRHQGYASDFPEWHGRDLTSMVEGGRNHPSIIAWSIGNEIDYPNDPYASPLFTEMTGNNDANKPDAERVYDPTRPDIRRLTTIARNLARIVRESDRTRPVTLAAAFPELSSRTGLFEPLDVVGYNYKEHLYEDDHRRFPGTPFLGSENSHRYADWQAVTGNEFIAGQFLWTGIDYLGEAHGWPIHGSGAGLLTLAGFPKHTWHLRRSWWSDEPLAHLVVRPFTEGETSFWSHPVSRSVDFAAAGPTEVLCFARADEVRLTVGGQQVDVEWDDEHGYWRGVVPALTGPVEVQTLRGGTVVATDRLESAGEPANLEAVVWQSPGDALARCAAAGLPAAAIVQIECTIRDAGGAVARGDVLVEASIEGGELLGLENGDLADVTPYALPQRRTLDGRLIVFVRAGGPASVRLRVEGLEDALVVIE; encoded by the coding sequence GTGCACACGCAGACCATCGATCAGTGGCTCTTCTCGCGAGCGGACGACCCGGATGCCTGGGCGAAGCGGTACGACGACGCACCATGGCGGGCGGTCGCCGTGCCGCACGACTGGAGCGTCGAGGAGGAGTTCTCCGCCACGTTCTCCAGCGGCACCGGATACCTGCCAGGGGGCATCGGCTGGTACCGGGCGCATGTTCCCACGGCAGGGCTCGGGCTGCGCGAAGACAACGTGGTGCGCCTCGTCTTCCACGGCGTCTACAAGAACGCCGAGGTGTGGGTCAACGGCTACCACCTGGGTCGCCGCCCGTCCGGGCATGCGCGCTTCTCATTCGACGTCAGCGAGATCCTCGCCTACGCCACCGACGATGATCTGGTGATCAGCGTGCGCGTCGACCACACCGACATCTCCGATTCCCGCTGGTACAACGGTTCGGGGCTCACGCGTCGCGTCGACCTCGAGGTGCACGAGCCGGTGCACCTGCGCGAGCACGGCACGGTGGTGACCACACTGGCGGCGGATGCGGCTGAGGCGACGATCCGCATCGAGCAGACGCTCATCAACAGCACGGCAGAGCAGGTCGCCGTGCACGCGCGGCACGAGCTCACCTCCCTGACGACCGGTCGGATCCATGTCGCCGAGGTGTCCGCAGAGATCGCGCCCGGTGCGTCTTCGTCGACCTCGACGGACATGCGGATCGCGGAGCCGGAACTCTGGTCGGACGACGACCCGCGCCTGCAGCGGCTCACGACGACACTCTCGTGGACCGGCGGCGCGGCATCGGGAGAGGCGCAGTACAGCGAGGTGATCGGCATCCGCACCTTCCGCTTCGACCCCGACCACGGCTTCTCGATCAACGGCGACGCGCGCATTCTCACCGGCGTCTGCCTGCATGAGGACGCCGGCTGCCTCGGCACCGCGGTGCCGGTCGAGGTGTGGTTGCGGCGCCTCCTGGCCCTCAAGGAGATGGGTTGCAACGCCGTGCGGATGGCGCACAATCCGCATGGGCCGGAGCTGTACACGCTGTGCGACGCTCTCGGGTTCTACGTCATCGACGAGGCTTTCGACGAGTGGGAGAACGCGAAGAACAAATGGTGGCAGGGGCACAACGTCTACCCGCCGCGGCACCAGGGCTACGCCTCCGACTTCCCCGAATGGCACGGACGTGATCTGACCTCGATGGTCGAGGGCGGTCGCAACCATCCGTCGATCATCGCCTGGAGCATCGGCAATGAGATCGACTATCCGAACGACCCGTACGCGAGCCCGCTGTTCACCGAGATGACCGGCAACAACGACGCGAACAAGCCGGATGCCGAGCGGGTGTACGACCCCACCCGTCCTGACATCCGCCGCCTCACGACGATCGCCAGGAACCTCGCGCGGATCGTCCGCGAGAGCGATCGGACCCGGCCGGTGACGCTGGCCGCGGCGTTCCCTGAGCTCTCCAGCCGCACCGGGCTCTTCGAACCGCTCGACGTCGTCGGATACAACTACAAGGAGCACCTGTACGAGGACGACCACCGTCGGTTCCCTGGCACGCCGTTCCTGGGCAGCGAGAACTCCCATCGATATGCCGACTGGCAGGCCGTCACCGGCAACGAGTTCATCGCCGGCCAGTTCCTCTGGACCGGCATCGACTATCTCGGCGAGGCCCATGGCTGGCCCATCCACGGGTCGGGTGCGGGTCTGCTCACCCTCGCCGGCTTCCCGAAGCACACGTGGCATCTGCGTCGCAGCTGGTGGTCGGATGAGCCGCTCGCCCATCTCGTGGTCCGGCCGTTCACCGAGGGGGAGACGTCGTTCTGGAGCCACCCGGTCTCGCGGTCGGTCGACTTCGCTGCGGCTGGTCCCACCGAGGTCCTGTGCTTCGCCCGGGCCGACGAGGTGCGTTTGACGGTCGGCGGGCAGCAGGTCGATGTCGAGTGGGACGACGAGCACGGCTATTGGCGCGGGGTGGTGCCGGCGCTGACCGGGCCCGTCGAGGTGCAAACGCTGCGCGGCGGCACCGTGGTCGCCACCGATCGTCTCGAGAGCGCGGGCGAGCCGGCGAACCTCGAGGCCGTTGTGTGGCAGTCGCCCGGGGACGCACTAGCGCGGTGCGCCGCTGCGGGGCTGCCCGCCGCGGCCATCGTGCAGATCGAATGCACCATCCGCGACGCGGGCGGTGCCGTCGCGCGCGGCGACGTGCTCGTGGAGGCGAGTATCGAGGGCGGGGAACTGCTCGGGTTGGAGAACGGCGATCTCGCCGACGTCACCCCCTATGCGCTTCCGCAGCGCCGCACGCTGGACGGGCGTCTGATCGTCTTCGTGCGCGCCGGCGGACCGGCATCCGTGCGGCTTCGTGTCGAGGGGCTGGAAGATGCCCTCGTGGTGATCGAGTGA
- a CDS encoding ROK family transcriptional regulator, whose translation MGLARRTSRDIRSDSRVDVLHAVLSAGQTTRNGVAQSTGLSPATVATIVGELIDEGIIAETRGIAGGIGRPTAVIGMNGDRGRVVGIDVAETYVRTVLFDTALTQLATTVTERDEHILDPASVVEEIGGALDRMLLQENVSRDALLGVGVALPALVQEPSGVSVLVPNWTWHSVELEHLRTRVGLPLVIENPLKAMVAAELWLGRGRSAASLVTVNLGTGVGAGIVLEGRILRGATNSAGEWGHSLLVLDGRRCRCGRNGCVEAYIGAPGIQQTLREIAQDHPLADVALQADFIAALAAAANAPEPDPAVAETLDRTAYYLGSALADLVAIVNPEVVTLTGWTTWGLGSHLLEPARRHLREQSPGHAGGDVELVVSTVSGNPVATGVALIALERSLVDAGLLTTHIPVAL comes from the coding sequence ATGGGGCTGGCGAGGCGGACATCGCGGGATATCCGCAGCGACTCGCGCGTCGACGTCCTCCATGCCGTCCTGTCTGCGGGCCAGACCACGAGGAACGGCGTGGCACAGTCCACGGGGCTGAGCCCGGCCACGGTGGCGACCATCGTCGGCGAGCTCATCGACGAGGGCATCATCGCCGAGACCCGCGGTATCGCGGGCGGCATCGGCCGACCGACCGCGGTGATTGGCATGAACGGCGACCGCGGGCGGGTGGTCGGCATCGATGTCGCCGAGACCTACGTGCGCACCGTGCTCTTCGACACCGCACTGACCCAGCTCGCCACGACGGTGACTGAGCGCGACGAGCACATCCTCGACCCGGCATCCGTCGTCGAGGAGATCGGGGGCGCGCTCGATCGGATGCTGCTGCAGGAGAACGTCTCGCGGGATGCGCTGCTGGGCGTCGGAGTCGCCCTTCCCGCCCTCGTGCAGGAACCCTCCGGCGTCTCGGTGCTAGTGCCGAACTGGACCTGGCACTCCGTCGAGCTGGAGCACCTGCGCACCCGGGTCGGCCTGCCGCTTGTGATCGAGAACCCGCTGAAGGCCATGGTCGCCGCCGAACTCTGGCTCGGTCGAGGCCGCTCGGCGGCCAGCCTCGTCACCGTGAACCTCGGCACCGGCGTCGGAGCGGGCATCGTCCTCGAGGGGCGGATCCTGCGCGGTGCGACGAACTCTGCGGGGGAGTGGGGGCACTCCCTGCTCGTCCTCGACGGACGGCGCTGCCGCTGCGGGCGAAACGGCTGCGTCGAGGCGTACATCGGGGCACCCGGCATCCAGCAGACGCTCCGCGAGATCGCGCAGGACCATCCGCTGGCCGACGTCGCCCTGCAGGCCGACTTCATCGCCGCACTCGCGGCTGCCGCGAACGCGCCCGAGCCGGATCCGGCCGTCGCGGAGACGCTCGACCGGACCGCCTACTATCTCGGGTCCGCACTCGCAGACCTCGTTGCGATCGTCAACCCCGAGGTCGTGACGCTCACCGGCTGGACCACTTGGGGGCTGGGCTCCCACCTGCTCGAACCGGCTCGCCGTCACCTGCGGGAGCAGTCGCCGGGGCATGCGGGCGGAGACGTAGAGCTGGTGGTGTCGACGGTGTCGGGGAACCCGGTGGCGACCGGCGTCGCCCTGATCGCACTCGAGCGCTCTCTCGTCGACGCGGGGTTGCTGACGACGCACATCCCCGTCGCCCTCTGA
- a CDS encoding ricin-type beta-trefoil lectin domain protein, with the protein MKRQIGAAVAAAALLMGIAPLPATAAQGGPHSTNEFRGVNWADPRDNYADDEVVPSSLSTSDDYDTTYDKSAAIIGEFRAEVRANTVRLPINPSSVGTDWWASYQAAIDASVDSGFKVILSYWEADNAKDGRADDAAAFDAMWDTVVAEYGKNPKVYFEPMNEPFGYTLDEWVSLTSGWLDDHAAVPRKRVIISGTGYNDDVTGVGAAEELEGTLLSLHFYGFWASHTTEDEWKANLLPRIGEYGWRTLVSEAGSPMTTGLNYGNHEGDVSTAYLGALTEVTRDQGMGVVYWPGLRTGDSYTLTEQTDDGGLEVTNESGLAQLQWGWGLLKKEQLNDLPPAPPGEPLKSVAHGVCVDVPGGSTTPGTQLGLWHCNGGGNQSFHATDAGELSVYGDLCVEAVGGLVAGSPLAIADCSGDAAQQWLVNADLTISSGADPGLCLATPANEWGLALAPCDPASPTQQWTRG; encoded by the coding sequence ATGAAGAGACAGATCGGAGCGGCCGTCGCGGCCGCCGCCCTCCTGATGGGCATCGCCCCGTTGCCCGCCACCGCAGCTCAGGGAGGCCCGCACAGTACCAACGAATTCCGCGGGGTGAACTGGGCCGACCCCCGAGACAACTATGCAGACGACGAGGTCGTGCCGTCCAGCCTCAGCACCTCCGACGACTACGACACGACATACGACAAGTCGGCCGCCATCATCGGCGAGTTCCGCGCGGAGGTCAGGGCCAACACGGTCCGCCTGCCGATCAACCCCTCGAGCGTCGGCACCGACTGGTGGGCGTCGTATCAGGCGGCCATCGACGCCTCGGTCGACAGCGGTTTCAAGGTCATCCTCAGCTACTGGGAGGCGGACAACGCGAAGGACGGGCGAGCGGACGACGCTGCCGCCTTCGACGCGATGTGGGACACCGTGGTGGCCGAGTACGGCAAGAACCCGAAGGTCTACTTCGAGCCGATGAACGAGCCGTTCGGCTACACGCTCGACGAGTGGGTGTCGCTGACATCCGGATGGCTCGACGACCATGCCGCCGTGCCGCGCAAGCGCGTGATCATCTCCGGCACGGGCTACAACGACGACGTGACCGGCGTCGGCGCAGCCGAAGAGCTGGAGGGCACGCTGCTGTCGCTGCACTTCTACGGCTTCTGGGCGAGCCACACCACGGAGGACGAGTGGAAGGCGAACCTGCTGCCCCGCATCGGCGAGTACGGCTGGCGCACCCTGGTCTCCGAGGCTGGATCCCCGATGACCACCGGCCTGAACTACGGCAACCACGAGGGCGACGTGTCGACCGCGTACCTCGGTGCTCTCACCGAGGTCACTCGCGACCAGGGGATGGGCGTCGTCTACTGGCCCGGCCTTCGCACCGGCGATTCGTACACGCTGACGGAGCAGACAGATGACGGCGGGCTCGAGGTGACGAACGAGTCCGGTCTCGCCCAGCTCCAGTGGGGCTGGGGCCTGCTCAAGAAGGAGCAGCTCAACGACCTGCCGCCGGCTCCCCCCGGTGAACCCCTGAAGAGCGTCGCGCACGGCGTGTGCGTCGACGTGCCCGGCGGCTCGACGACTCCCGGCACGCAGCTGGGCCTGTGGCACTGCAACGGGGGCGGCAACCAGTCGTTCCACGCGACGGATGCCGGCGAGCTCTCGGTCTACGGAGACCTCTGCGTCGAAGCCGTCGGCGGCCTGGTCGCGGGTAGCCCCCTCGCCATCGCCGACTGCTCGGGCGACGCGGCACAGCAGTGGCTGGTGAACGCCGACCTCACCATCAGCAGCGGCGCAGATCCAGGACTCTGCCTGGCGACGCCGGCCAACGAGTGGGGCCTCGCGCTGGCACCCTGCGACCCCGCCTCGCCGACCCAGCAGTGGACGCGCGGGTAG
- a CDS encoding alpha-L-arabinofuranosidase C-terminal domain-containing protein yields MITAVVESASPVIDRRIYGQFAEHLGRGIYEGLWVGESSDIPNRNGLRIDAIQALRDIKVPVVRWPGGCFADEYHWLQGIGPDRGAMVNTHWGGVVDPNEFGTHEYFELLNQLDAEAYINGNVGSGTVAEMQDWIEYMTLDSHTPMAELRKSHGRAQPWKVQFFGVGNESWGCGGNMMPLHYANLYRQYQTYVRDYGDNRITKVACGANADDYEWTDVLMARAAGHMDALSLHYYTLPTGNWDVKGAARGFDDAAWYETIRRTLFMDTLLTRHGEIMDRYDPAKRVGIYVDEWGTWYDVEQGTNPGFLYQQNTMRDAVVAALNFHVFHRHAARVRMTNIAQMVNVLQAMLLTDGPSLIKTPTYFAFALYTDHHDATLLPIEGSLPPHTDVTASRKDGAVTVSAVNYALDRPARIEIDLPGAIGTIRRSEILAGSSTDHNTFEVPSAVGLTAFEGVAVTGSRLVLDVPPCSVVTVRADVAGV; encoded by the coding sequence ATGATCACCGCCGTCGTTGAATCTGCCTCGCCCGTCATCGATCGCCGCATCTACGGACAGTTCGCCGAACATCTGGGGCGCGGCATCTACGAGGGTCTCTGGGTGGGTGAATCCTCCGACATCCCGAATCGCAACGGCTTGCGGATCGACGCGATCCAGGCCCTGCGCGACATCAAGGTGCCGGTCGTGCGGTGGCCGGGCGGATGCTTCGCCGACGAATACCACTGGCTGCAGGGGATCGGGCCCGACCGGGGCGCGATGGTGAACACGCACTGGGGCGGCGTGGTCGACCCGAACGAGTTCGGCACCCACGAGTACTTCGAGCTGCTGAACCAGCTCGATGCCGAGGCATACATCAACGGCAACGTGGGCAGCGGCACCGTCGCCGAGATGCAGGACTGGATCGAGTACATGACGCTCGACAGCCACACGCCGATGGCCGAACTGCGTAAGAGCCACGGGCGCGCGCAGCCGTGGAAGGTGCAGTTCTTCGGCGTCGGGAACGAGAGCTGGGGATGCGGCGGCAACATGATGCCGTTGCACTATGCGAACCTGTACCGGCAGTACCAGACGTACGTGCGCGACTACGGAGACAATCGCATCACCAAAGTCGCCTGCGGCGCCAACGCCGACGACTACGAATGGACCGATGTCCTGATGGCACGCGCTGCGGGTCACATGGACGCGCTGAGCCTGCACTACTACACGCTCCCGACCGGGAACTGGGACGTGAAGGGCGCTGCTCGTGGCTTCGACGACGCGGCGTGGTACGAGACCATCCGTCGCACCCTGTTCATGGACACCCTGCTCACTCGCCACGGCGAGATCATGGATCGCTACGACCCCGCGAAGCGCGTCGGGATCTATGTCGACGAGTGGGGGACCTGGTACGACGTCGAGCAGGGCACCAATCCCGGCTTCCTGTACCAGCAGAACACGATGCGCGATGCCGTGGTGGCAGCGCTGAACTTCCACGTCTTCCATCGGCACGCGGCGCGCGTGCGGATGACGAACATCGCGCAGATGGTCAACGTGCTGCAGGCGATGCTGCTCACCGACGGCCCGAGCCTGATCAAGACGCCGACGTACTTCGCCTTCGCGCTGTACACCGATCACCACGACGCGACACTGCTGCCGATCGAGGGTTCGCTGCCGCCGCACACCGACGTCACGGCTTCTCGCAAGGACGGGGCCGTCACCGTGAGCGCCGTGAACTACGCGCTGGATCGCCCTGCCCGGATCGAGATCGACCTGCCAGGGGCCATCGGCACCATCCGGCGCAGCGAGATCCTCGCCGGATCATCGACCGACCACAACACCTTCGAGGTGCCATCCGCCGTGGGTCTGACGGCGTTCGAAGGCGTTGCAGTGACCGGGTCGCGGCTGGTGCTGGACGTGCCGCCGTGCAGCGTCGTCACCGTTCGGGCAGACGTCGCGGGCGTCTGA
- a CDS encoding glycoside hydrolase family 43 protein → MTMQRLDDFWAHDPFILPYAADSTYYLYTAARDQPAVVAYRSADLDNWDDEPVVVFRVPEGSWASATEAPWAPEVHEYRGRFYLFTTLHDSSRQLDVPGGARFRAFAEDGGSAYIPTARGTVIAVADHPAGPFELLRADAPVAPAEFMTLDGTLFVDDDGAAWMVYAHEWVQIFDGTIEAVPLALDLTAASGDPILLFRGSEAALLRTLPPSARTRMPYVTDGPQLRRLRSGALVMLWATYHPRDDGSDYVETMAVSRNGQLTGPWEQLETLVDGNAGHGMLFDTFDGRTMLVLHRGMGTPRVRAELHEVVETEDRVRLVD, encoded by the coding sequence ATGACGATGCAACGACTCGACGACTTCTGGGCGCACGACCCGTTCATCCTCCCGTACGCGGCGGATTCGACCTACTACCTGTACACCGCGGCGCGGGACCAGCCGGCCGTCGTCGCGTACCGCAGTGCCGACCTCGATAACTGGGATGATGAGCCGGTCGTCGTGTTCCGCGTGCCGGAGGGATCATGGGCCTCCGCGACCGAAGCGCCGTGGGCGCCGGAAGTCCACGAATACCGTGGTCGCTTCTACCTGTTCACGACGTTGCACGACTCGTCACGGCAGCTGGACGTGCCCGGTGGAGCGCGGTTCCGAGCGTTCGCAGAGGACGGCGGCTCCGCGTACATTCCGACGGCGAGGGGCACGGTGATCGCCGTGGCCGATCATCCGGCCGGGCCGTTCGAGCTGCTGCGCGCCGACGCGCCCGTCGCGCCGGCCGAGTTCATGACGCTCGACGGCACCCTGTTCGTCGATGACGACGGTGCGGCGTGGATGGTCTACGCGCACGAATGGGTGCAGATCTTCGACGGGACGATCGAGGCCGTACCGCTCGCGCTCGACCTCACGGCGGCCTCCGGTGATCCGATTCTGCTCTTCCGCGGCTCGGAGGCGGCGCTGCTGAGAACGCTGCCGCCGAGCGCCAGGACCCGGATGCCGTACGTCACCGACGGTCCGCAGCTGAGGCGGCTGCGCAGTGGCGCGCTCGTGATGCTGTGGGCGACCTATCATCCGCGCGACGACGGATCCGACTACGTCGAGACGATGGCCGTGTCGCGCAACGGACAGCTGACGGGACCCTGGGAGCAGCTCGAGACCCTGGTCGACGGCAACGCGGGCCACGGCATGCTGTTCGACACGTTCGACGGGCGCACGATGCTCGTGCTGCACCGCGGGATGGGGACCCCGCGTGTGCGTGCCGAACTGCACGAGGTCGTCGAGACCGAGGATCGCGTTCGTCTCGTGGACTGA
- a CDS encoding antibiotic biosynthesis monooxygenase, producing MSRESRTLPSEPITVSIRREVDPARIAEATAWVQTGLNLASKYPGFLGSGWVRAGENSQVWHMLYRFAGTETLEAWEQSAEREWWLSMGEGFVRSERSKRRTGIEGWFDEPATGSITVVDAATGATEVVTAPPRWKQAVAIWLGFFPLNVGFTYLMNPIPGWGDVLPIWLRVLITTLVLTPIMTYWVLPWVTRSLRNWLAR from the coding sequence ATGTCCCGCGAATCCCGCACGCTGCCCAGCGAGCCGATCACCGTCTCCATCCGTCGAGAGGTGGATCCCGCCCGCATCGCCGAGGCGACCGCATGGGTGCAGACGGGCCTGAACCTCGCGAGCAAGTATCCCGGGTTCCTCGGATCTGGGTGGGTGCGAGCCGGCGAGAACTCGCAGGTGTGGCACATGCTCTACCGGTTCGCGGGCACCGAGACCCTCGAGGCCTGGGAGCAATCCGCTGAGCGCGAGTGGTGGCTGTCGATGGGCGAGGGTTTCGTCCGCAGCGAGCGCTCGAAACGTCGCACCGGCATCGAGGGCTGGTTCGATGAGCCGGCGACCGGATCGATCACGGTGGTGGATGCCGCCACCGGTGCGACAGAGGTCGTCACCGCACCGCCGCGCTGGAAGCAGGCCGTCGCGATCTGGCTGGGATTCTTCCCGCTGAACGTCGGCTTCACCTATCTGATGAACCCGATACCCGGTTGGGGCGACGTGCTGCCGATCTGGCTGCGCGTACTCATCACCACGCTCGTGCTCACCCCGATCATGACCTATTGGGTGCTGCCGTGGGTCACGCGCTCGCTGCGGAACTGGCTCGCCCGCTGA